Proteins from a genomic interval of Equus quagga isolate Etosha38 chromosome 11, UCLA_HA_Equagga_1.0, whole genome shotgun sequence:
- the PPP1R1B gene encoding protein phosphatase 1 regulatory subunit 1B isoform X2, with translation MLFRLSEHSSPEEEASPHQRASGEGHHLKSKRSNPCAYTPPSLKAVQRIAESHLQSISNLNENQASEEEDELGELRELGYPREEEEEEEEEDDEEEEEEEDSQAEVLKSSRGSAGQKTTCGQGLEGPWERPPPLDEPQRDGSSDDQVEDPALSEPGEEPQRPAHLEPGT, from the exons ATGTTGTTCCGGCTCTCAGAGCACTCCTCTCCAG AGGAGGAGGCCTCCCCGCACCAG AGAGCCTCAGGAGAGGGGCACCACCTCAAGTCGAAGAGATCCAACCCCTGTGCCTACACACCGCCCTCACTGAAAG CTGTGCAGCGCATTGCTGAGTCTCACCTGCAGTCCATCAGCAACCTGAATGAGAACCAGGCCTCggaggaggaggatgagctgGGGGAGCTTCGGGAGCTGGGCTAcccaagagaggaagaggaggaggaggaggaggaggatgacgaagaagaggaggaggaggaggacagccAGGCTGAAGTCCTGAAGAGCAGCAGGGGGTCTG CTGGGCAGAAGACAACTTGTGGCCAGGGTCTGGAGGGGCCCTGGGAGCGCCCGCCCCCTCTGGATGAGCCCCAGAGAGATGGAAGCTCCGATGACCAAGTGGAAGACCCCGCACTAAGTG AGCCAGGGGAGGAGCCACAGCGCCCTGCCCAcctggagcctggcacatag
- the STARD3 gene encoding stAR-related lipid transfer protein 3 yields the protein MNKPSGELARDLERSLPAVASLSSSLSHSQTLSSHLLPPPPEKRRAISDVRRTFCLFVTFDLLFVSLLWIIELNTKTGIQKNLEQEIIHYNFKTSFFDIFVLAFFRFSGLLLGYAVLRLRHWWVIAVTTLVSSAFLIVKVILSELLSKGAFGYLLPIVSFVLAWLETWFLDFKVLPQEAEEERWYLAAQAAVARGPLLFSGALSEGQFYSPPESFAGSDNESEDEVVGKKSFSAQEREYIRQGKEATAVVDQILAQEENWKFEKNNEYGDTVYTIEIPFHGKTFILKTFLPCPAELVYQEVILQPERMVLWNKTVTACQILQRVEDNTLISYDVSAGAAGGVVSPRDFVNVRRIERRRDRYLSSGIATSHCAKPPTHKYVRGENGPGGFIVLKPASNPRVCTFIWILNTDLKGRLPRYLIHQSLAATMFEFAFHLRQRIGELGARA from the exons ATGAACAAACCGTCTGGGGAGCTGGCCCGCGACTTAGAGCGCAGCCTGCCGGCCGTGGCCTCCCTCAGCTCGTCGCTGTCCCACAGCCAGACCCTCTCATCGCACTTGCTCCCGCCACCTCCTGAGAAGCGCAGGGCCATCTCTGATGTCCGCCGCACCTTCTGTCTCTTTGTCACCTTCGACCTGCTCTTCGTCTCCCTGCTCTGGATCATTGAGCTGAAC accaagacaggTATCCAGAAAAACCTGGAGCAGGAGATCATCCACTACAACTTTAAAACTTCCTTCTTCGACATCTTT GTGCTGGCCTTCTTCCGCTTCTCGGGACTGCTGCTGGGCTACGCTGTGCTGCGGCTCCGGCACTGGTGGGTGATTGCG GTTACCACGCTGGTTTCTAGTGCATTCCTCATTGTCAAGGTCATCCTCTCTGAG CTGCTCAGCAAAGGGGCATTTGGCTACCTGCTCCCCATCGTCTCCTTTGTCCTTGCCTGGTTGGAAACCTGGTTCCTTGACTTCAAAGTCCTAccccaggaggctgaggaggagcgAT GGTATCTTGCTGCCCAGGCTGCTGTCGCTCGCGGACCCCTCCTCTTCTCCGGCGCTCTGTCTGAGGGCCAGTTCTATTCACCCCCAGAATCCTTTGCAG GGTCTGACAATGAATCAGAAGATGAAGTCGTCGGGAAGAAAAGCTTCTCTGCCCAG GAACGGGAATACATTCGTCAGGGGAAGGAGGCCACAGCAGTGGTGGACCAGATCTTGGcccaggaggaaaactggaagtTCGAGAAGAATAAT GAATATGGGGACACTGTGTACACCATTGAGATTCCCTTTCATGGCAAGACGTTCATCCTGAAG accttcctgccctgccccgcGGAGCTGGTATACCAGGAAGTGATCCTGCAGCCCGAGAGGATGGTACTGTGGAACAAGACGGTGACCGCCTGCCAG ATCTTGCAGCGAGTAGAAGACAACACCCTTATCTCCTATGATGTGTCTGCAGGGGCTGCGGGCGGTGTGGTCTCCCCTAG ggactTTGTGAATGTCCGACGCATTGAGCGACGCAGAGACCGATACCTGTCATCAGGCATTGCCACCAGCCACTGTGCCAAGCCCCCAACACACAAATATGTCAG GGGAGAGAATGGTCCTGGGGGCTTCATCGTGCTCAAGCCGGCCAGTAACCCTCGAGTCTGCACCTTCATCTGGATCCTTAATACAGATCTCAAG GGTCGCCTGCCCCGGTACCTCATCCACCAGAGCCTGGCAGCCACCATGTTTGAGTTTGCCTTTCACCTGCGGCAGCGCATCGGAGAGCTGGGGGCCCGGGCATAA
- the PNMT gene encoding phenylethanolamine N-methyltransferase — protein MGLGRRGARGPGRLITQPPPPQRRGRGGGPAVDNKATKRAADRPAHGGSMSTADRSHAAGAAPDSDPGRMAVASTYQRFEPRAYLRNNYAPPRGDLSNPDGVGPWKLRCLAQTFATGEVSGRTLIDIGSGPTIYQLLSACAHFEDITMTDFLEANRQELGLWLREEPGAFDWSVYSQHVCLIEGKGESWQEKERQLRARVKRVLPIDVHQSQPLGAGSLAPLPADALVSAFCLEAVSPDLVSFQRALDHITTLLRPGGHLLLIGALEESWYLAGEARLAVVPVCEEEVREALEHSGYEVRDLRTYTMPARLQTGVDDVKGIFFTWAQKKVGV, from the exons ATGGGGTTGGGGAGACGCGGCGCGCGTGGCCCGGGGCGGCTCATCACTCAGCCGCCGCCCCCGCAGCGGCGGGGTCGGGGTGGGGGTCCAGCGGTAGATAACAAGGCCACGAAGCGAGCGGCGGACAGGCCGGCCCACGGCGGCAGCATGAGCACGGCAGACCGTAGTCACGCTGCGGGCGCGGCCCCCGACTCAGACCCGGGCCGGATGGCGGTGGCCTCGACTTACCAGCGCTTCGAGCCCCGCGCCTACCTCCGCAACAACTACGCGCCCCCTCGGGGGGACCTGAGCAACCCGGATGGCGTCGGGCCTTGGAAGCTGCGCTGCTTGGCGCAGACCTTCGCCACTG GTGAGGTGTCTGGACGCACCCTCATTGACATTGGTTCAGGACCCACCATATACCAACTGCTCAGTGCCTGCGCCCACTTTGAAGACATCACCATGACAGATTTCCTGGAGGCGAACCGCCAGGAACTGGGGCTCTGGCTGCGGGAGGAGCCCGGGGCCTTCGATTGGAGTGTGTACAGCCAGCACGTCTGCCTCATTGAGGGCAAGGG TGAGTCCTGGCAGGAGAAGGAGCGACAGCTGCGAGCCAGGGTGAAGAGGGTCCTGCCCATCGATGTGCACCAGTCCCAGCCCTTGGGTGCTGGGAGCCTGGCACCCCTGCCTGCTGACGCCCTGGTCTCTGCCTTCTGCCTGGAGGCTGTGAGCCCAGACCTCGTCAGCTTCCAGCGGGCCCTGGACCACATCACCACACTGCTGAGGCCCGGAGGGCACCTCCTTCTCATCGGGGCCCTGGAGGAGTCATGGTACCTGGCTggggaggccaggctggcagTGGTGCCAGTGTGtgaagaggaggtgagggaggccCTGGAGCACAGCGGCTATGAAGTGCGAGACCTGCGCACCTACACCATGCCTGCCCGCCTTCAGACAGGTGTAGACGATGTCAAGGGCATCTTCTTCACCTGGGCCCAGAAGAAGGTGGGGGTGTGA
- the TCAP gene encoding telethonin, whose translation MATSELSCQVSEENRECREAFWAEWKDLTLSTRPEEGCSLHEEDAQRRETYHRQGQCQALVQRSPWLVMRMGILGRGLQEYQLPYQRVLPLPIFTPTKVGAKEEHEDTPIQLQDLLAMEAALGGQCVDRQDVAEITKQLPPVVPVSKPGALHRSLSRSMSQEAQRG comes from the exons ATGGCCACCTCAGAGCTGAGCTGCCAGGTGTCCGAGGAGAACCGCGAGTGCAGAGAGGCCTTCTGGGCTGAATGGAAGGATCTGACACTGTCCACACGGCCTGAAGAGGG ttGCTCCTTGCATGAGGAGGATGCCCAGCGGCGTGAGACCTACCACCGGCAGGGGCAGTGCCAGGCATTGGTACAACGTTCCCCCTGGTTGGTGATGCGTATGGGCATCCTCGGCCGTGGGCTGCAGGAGTACCAGCTGCCCTACCAGCGGGTGCTGCCACTACCTATCTTCACCCCCACCAAGGTGGGCGCCAAGGAGGAGCACGAGGATACTCCCATCCAGCTGCAGGATCTGCTGGCAATGGAGGCAGCCCTGGGTGGCCAGTGTGTGGACCGCCAGGATGTGGCCGAGATCACCAAGCAGCTGCCCCCTGTAGTGCCTGTCAGCAAGCCCGGCGCCCTTCATCGCTCCCTGTCACGCTCCATGtcccaggaagcacagagaggctga